The following coding sequences lie in one Lysobacter capsici genomic window:
- the recB gene encoding exodeoxyribonuclease V subunit beta — MSAVRDPFLDLPLDGLRLIEASAGTGKTYTLATLVTRLVIERGLRIGDILAVTFTDAATQELRERLRRRLLLAARIAADDPALIAAQDDGERAITRELVQAQAEREGAAALRTRLQRAAREIDLAAVVTIHGFCARVLAEHALETGQPFAAPEMIGSERELIDEIAVDLWRAFGNDAGQAELLSLQWPGGPRALASDLGALMRAPVLLPSAPELSPDPLPALQDAAESLRLVYEQHGARAFDAIEAAMAAKVLNGQTWRATLPAQLRQALDRWCANGDPIEPIEPRIDRLTPAVLTEKTNKGKQAQTPSSPLFVAVERYLDVAAQRAQWLARQALRLVHDIREAGRVRLAELKRVRRVQSFDDLIADVALALDGPHGEALAQRLREQYAVALVDEFQDTDVRQWRIFERVFGEATVLESGLGEPARAAGLFLIGDPKQAIYGFRGGDVHTYLSAAALAEAAPPLDHNFRSRPSVLRAISALYAQAGDSAFVDARIRFREVAPGGAVADADLQRDNAIAPALTIRRLPAPDDERKKPEWSAPESRELAVRACVAAIHAWLRDAREGRASIDGRALQPGDIAVLVRSHDEAARIQQALIAAGIAAVAAGRRSLFATEQAIELLTVFDALLHPGDGGRLRAALATVLIGLDGERVAALALNEAEQAAWQTQALGWRERWQRHGPLALVSDLCAEHAPRLLTLADGERRLTNLLQLGETLQEADTRSLGLHGLRDWLHLRIAEADDSDEKQQLRLESDARRVQILTMHKSKGLEFALVFLPFVAIGREPRGGRLCEYPDPLHGRVLQVQSEVFDPNAPDWDSARERAAVEARSEDARLLYVGLTRARHALWLASGPLYLANASPLQAMLADADALAREHPGEIVIDDAPLEHAPAPLPPPAAGAVPPARRARHSVPRDWWVYSFTQLTNEDDGAGQGALVADERGAEDEPDIAAAVLTPGDARYSGSRFGNVVHTALERVDFGAWREWSADAPAPDGEAAWLASALRGEGYTDADIDDGMPLLISLVGLTLTAALPEGTRLCELPERERRSEMEFHFALESVPVDRLLATLHAHGWLRERQAFGLRRRLEGLMTGKIDLVYAFEGRYYVLDYKTNRLPSYDAIQVERAMGESEYTLQSLIYTVALHRWLRFRLGEAYDYARDFGGVRYLFCRGLDPADPEAGLYAHRPARELVDAVDALFAGAAT; from the coding sequence ATGAGCGCGGTGCGCGATCCCTTCCTCGACCTGCCGCTCGACGGCCTGCGCCTGATCGAGGCCAGCGCCGGCACCGGCAAGACCTACACCCTGGCGACCTTGGTCACCCGCCTGGTGATCGAACGCGGCCTGCGCATCGGCGACATCCTCGCGGTGACCTTCACCGACGCGGCCACCCAGGAGCTGCGCGAGCGTTTGCGTCGCCGTCTGCTGTTGGCCGCGCGCATCGCCGCCGACGATCCGGCCCTGATCGCCGCGCAAGACGACGGCGAACGCGCGATCACCCGCGAACTGGTGCAAGCGCAGGCCGAGCGCGAAGGCGCCGCGGCGCTGCGCACGCGCCTGCAACGCGCCGCGCGCGAGATCGATCTGGCCGCGGTGGTCACGATTCACGGCTTCTGCGCGCGCGTGCTCGCCGAGCACGCGCTGGAAACCGGCCAGCCGTTCGCCGCGCCGGAGATGATCGGCAGCGAGCGCGAACTGATCGACGAGATCGCGGTTGACCTGTGGCGCGCGTTCGGCAACGACGCCGGCCAGGCCGAACTGCTGTCGCTGCAATGGCCCGGCGGGCCGCGCGCATTGGCATCGGACCTCGGCGCGCTGATGCGCGCGCCGGTGTTGCTGCCTTCCGCGCCAGAGCTGTCGCCCGATCCGTTGCCGGCCTTGCAGGACGCGGCCGAATCCCTGCGGCTTGTGTACGAGCAACACGGCGCGCGCGCGTTCGATGCGATCGAAGCGGCGATGGCGGCCAAGGTGCTCAACGGACAAACCTGGCGCGCGACCTTGCCCGCACAACTGCGGCAAGCGCTGGATCGCTGGTGCGCGAACGGCGATCCGATTGAACCGATCGAACCGCGCATCGACCGGCTGACCCCGGCGGTGCTCACGGAGAAGACCAACAAGGGCAAGCAGGCGCAGACGCCGTCGTCGCCGCTGTTCGTCGCGGTCGAACGCTATCTCGACGTCGCCGCGCAGCGCGCGCAATGGCTGGCGCGGCAGGCGCTGCGCTTGGTCCATGATATCCGCGAGGCCGGACGCGTGCGCCTGGCCGAACTCAAGCGGGTCCGGCGCGTGCAGAGCTTCGACGACTTGATCGCCGATGTCGCGCTGGCGCTCGATGGGCCGCATGGCGAGGCGTTGGCGCAGCGGTTGCGCGAGCAGTACGCGGTGGCGCTGGTCGACGAGTTCCAGGACACCGACGTGCGCCAGTGGCGGATTTTCGAACGCGTGTTCGGCGAAGCGACGGTGCTCGAATCGGGCCTGGGCGAACCCGCGCGGGCCGCCGGCCTGTTCCTGATCGGCGACCCGAAGCAGGCGATCTACGGCTTCCGCGGTGGCGATGTCCACACCTATCTGTCGGCGGCGGCGCTGGCCGAAGCCGCGCCACCGCTGGATCACAACTTCCGTTCGCGGCCCAGCGTGCTGCGCGCGATCTCGGCGCTGTACGCGCAGGCCGGCGACAGCGCCTTCGTCGATGCGCGCATCCGCTTTCGCGAAGTCGCGCCGGGCGGCGCGGTCGCCGATGCCGATCTGCAACGCGACAACGCGATCGCACCGGCATTGACGATCCGGCGTCTGCCGGCGCCCGACGACGAGCGCAAGAAGCCCGAATGGAGCGCGCCCGAATCGCGCGAACTGGCGGTGCGCGCCTGTGTCGCCGCGATTCATGCCTGGTTGCGCGACGCGCGCGAGGGCCGCGCGAGCATCGACGGCCGCGCGCTGCAACCGGGCGATATCGCGGTGCTGGTGCGCAGCCACGACGAAGCCGCGCGCATCCAGCAGGCGTTGATCGCGGCCGGCATCGCCGCGGTCGCGGCCGGCCGGCGCAGCCTGTTCGCGACCGAGCAGGCGATCGAATTGCTGACGGTGTTCGATGCGCTGCTGCATCCCGGCGACGGCGGGCGTCTGCGCGCGGCGTTGGCGACGGTGTTGATCGGCTTGGACGGCGAACGGGTTGCCGCACTCGCGTTGAACGAGGCCGAACAGGCGGCGTGGCAAACGCAGGCGCTGGGTTGGCGCGAGCGCTGGCAGCGGCACGGGCCACTCGCGTTGGTCAGCGACCTGTGCGCCGAACACGCGCCGCGCCTGCTCACGTTGGCCGACGGCGAACGCCGCCTGACCAATCTGCTGCAACTCGGCGAAACCCTGCAGGAAGCCGATACTCGTTCGCTCGGCCTGCACGGTCTGCGCGACTGGCTGCATCTGCGCATCGCCGAGGCCGACGACAGCGACGAAAAACAGCAACTGCGCCTGGAGTCCGATGCGCGCCGCGTGCAGATCCTGACGATGCACAAGAGCAAGGGCCTGGAGTTCGCCCTGGTGTTCCTGCCGTTCGTCGCGATCGGGCGCGAGCCGCGCGGCGGCCGCCTGTGCGAATACCCCGACCCGTTGCACGGCCGCGTATTGCAGGTGCAAAGCGAAGTGTTCGATCCGAACGCGCCCGATTGGGACAGCGCGCGCGAACGCGCGGCGGTCGAAGCGCGTTCGGAAGACGCGCGCCTGCTCTACGTCGGCCTGACCCGCGCGCGCCACGCCTTGTGGCTGGCGAGCGGGCCGCTGTACCTGGCGAACGCGTCGCCGTTGCAGGCGATGCTGGCCGATGCCGACGCGCTCGCGCGCGAACATCCCGGCGAGATCGTCATCGACGACGCGCCGCTCGAACACGCGCCCGCGCCGCTGCCGCCGCCCGCGGCCGGCGCGGTGCCGCCGGCGCGTCGTGCGCGCCACAGCGTGCCGCGCGACTGGTGGGTCTACAGCTTCACCCAGTTGACCAACGAGGACGACGGCGCCGGCCAGGGCGCACTGGTGGCCGACGAGCGCGGCGCCGAAGACGAGCCCGACATCGCCGCGGCCGTGCTCACGCCCGGCGATGCGCGTTACTCCGGCAGCCGTTTCGGCAATGTCGTCCACACCGCGCTGGAACGCGTGGACTTCGGCGCATGGCGCGAATGGAGCGCCGACGCGCCCGCGCCGGACGGCGAAGCCGCGTGGCTGGCCTCGGCGTTGCGCGGCGAGGGCTACACCGACGCCGACATCGACGACGGTATGCCGCTGCTGATTTCGCTGGTCGGCCTGACGCTCACCGCGGCGCTGCCGGAAGGCACGCGCCTGTGCGAACTGCCCGAGCGCGAGCGGCGCAGCGAGATGGAGTTCCATTTCGCTTTGGAGTCGGTGCCGGTCGACCGCTTGCTGGCGACCCTGCACGCGCACGGCTGGTTGCGCGAACGCCAGGCGTTCGGCCTGCGTCGCCGTTTGGAAGGGCTGATGACCGGCAAGATCGATCTGGTCTACGCCTTCGAAGGCCGCTATTACGTGCTCGACTACAAGACCAACCGCCTGCCGTCCTACGATGCGATCCAGGTCGAGCGGGCGATGGGCGAAAGCGAGTACACCCTGCAATCGCTGATCTACACCGTCGCCCTGCACCGCTGGCTGCGCTTCCGCCTCGGCGAGGCGTACGACTACGCGCGCGATTTCGGCGGCGTGCGTTATCTGTTCTGCCGCGGCCTCGACCCTGCCGATCCCGAGGCCGGCCTGTATGCGCACCGACCCGCGCGCGAACTGGTCGACGCGGTCGATGCCTTGTTCGCCGGAGCCGCGACATGA
- the recD gene encoding exodeoxyribonuclease V subunit alpha — MSLLEALHREGSLRTVDHAFAQALRRLDRDTPDAVLAAAALASQAIARGHAAFDPRSPQWLSEATTDWPDPEQWLALLADSRWVATPAPGIAASAHAPLVLERGLLYLRRYREYERRLADGLRRIAAFAPPPTDLAALAPLFAILFPNARDDDRQARAAALALLQSLLLATGGPGTGKTTTIARVLLLLIAQARLDGVSAPRIALAAPTGRAAERMAESLRAAALRLSALDGIDPSLCEALPTQASTLHRLLGSVPDSPRFRHDARNPLAFDVIVVDEASMVDLPLMCKLVEAVLAGARLILLGDRDQLPSVEAGDVLAAIVDAAGDDDGLPASLADSLRPLLGEIAIQADPAPLSAYRVHLRRGYRQAESLDLAPLAEATRAGDADTVLALLRSGTLAGVQFHEDMHDPLAGAGRDWLLPAWRALAAIDDPLEALQAAARLRLLTALRDGGQGAAPLNARIEEALAGVHRPTYFHGRLLLITENSYRHGLFNGDIGICLRPRDADGRELATAATVAWFAGGSEGVRPFHPSALPAHSGAFAMTVHKAQGSEFDAVWLQLPRQDARHLSRELLYTGMTRARHELHIAGSEAVLRLALSRHAARVSGLAWRLAER, encoded by the coding sequence ATGAGCCTGCTCGAAGCGCTGCATCGCGAAGGCAGCCTGCGCACGGTCGATCATGCGTTCGCGCAGGCGCTGCGCCGGCTCGACCGCGACACGCCCGACGCGGTGCTCGCCGCCGCCGCGCTGGCCTCGCAGGCGATCGCGCGCGGCCATGCCGCGTTCGATCCGCGCAGTCCGCAGTGGCTCAGCGAAGCGACCACCGACTGGCCCGATCCGGAGCAATGGCTCGCGCTGCTGGCCGATTCGCGCTGGGTCGCCACGCCCGCGCCCGGCATCGCCGCGAGCGCGCATGCGCCGTTGGTGCTCGAACGCGGCCTGCTGTATCTGCGCCGTTATCGCGAGTACGAACGCCGTCTCGCCGACGGCCTGCGTCGGATCGCCGCGTTCGCGCCGCCGCCGACCGACCTGGCCGCGCTGGCGCCGTTGTTCGCCATCCTGTTTCCGAACGCACGCGACGACGACCGCCAGGCGCGCGCGGCCGCCTTGGCCTTGCTGCAATCGCTGCTGCTCGCCACCGGCGGCCCCGGCACCGGCAAGACCACCACGATCGCGCGGGTGCTGCTGCTGTTGATCGCGCAGGCGCGCCTCGACGGCGTCAGCGCGCCGCGCATCGCGCTGGCCGCGCCGACTGGCCGCGCCGCCGAACGCATGGCCGAAAGCCTGCGCGCGGCGGCGTTGCGATTGAGCGCGCTCGACGGCATCGACCCGAGCCTGTGCGAGGCCTTGCCGACCCAGGCCAGCACCTTGCACCGCCTGCTCGGCAGCGTGCCCGACAGCCCGCGCTTCCGTCACGACGCGCGCAATCCGCTGGCGTTCGACGTGATCGTGGTCGACGAAGCCTCGATGGTCGACCTGCCGTTGATGTGCAAACTGGTCGAGGCGGTGCTGGCCGGCGCGCGCCTGATCCTGCTCGGCGACCGCGATCAGCTGCCCTCGGTGGAAGCCGGCGACGTGCTCGCGGCGATCGTCGATGCGGCCGGCGACGACGACGGTCTGCCGGCATCGTTGGCCGATTCCTTGCGACCGCTGCTCGGCGAGATCGCGATCCAGGCCGACCCGGCGCCGTTGAGCGCCTACCGCGTGCATCTGCGTCGCGGCTACCGTCAGGCCGAGAGCCTGGATCTGGCGCCGCTGGCCGAAGCCACCCGCGCCGGCGACGCCGACACCGTGCTGGCCTTGCTGCGCAGCGGGACATTGGCCGGCGTGCAGTTCCACGAAGACATGCACGATCCCTTGGCCGGCGCCGGCCGCGACTGGCTGCTGCCGGCGTGGCGCGCGCTGGCCGCGATCGACGATCCGCTCGAAGCACTGCAGGCCGCCGCGCGGCTGCGCCTGCTGACCGCGCTGCGCGACGGCGGCCAGGGCGCGGCGCCGTTGAACGCGCGCATCGAAGAAGCGCTGGCCGGCGTGCATCGTCCGACGTATTTCCACGGCCGCCTGCTGCTGATCACCGAAAACAGCTATCGCCACGGCCTGTTCAACGGCGACATCGGCATCTGCCTGCGGCCGCGCGACGCCGACGGCCGCGAACTGGCCACCGCGGCGACCGTCGCCTGGTTCGCCGGCGGCAGCGAAGGCGTGCGCCCCTTCCATCCCTCGGCCTTGCCCGCGCACAGCGGCGCGTTCGCGATGACCGTACACAAGGCGCAGGGCTCGGAGTTCGACGCGGTCTGGCTGCAACTGCCGCGCCAGGACGCGCGCCACCTGTCGCGCGAACTGCTCTACACCGGCATGACCCGCGCCCGCCACGAGCTGCACATCGCCGGCAGCGAAGCGGTGCTGCGGCTGGCGCTGTCGCGGCATGCGGCGCGGGTGTCGGGGTTGGCGTGGCGGTTGGCGGAGCGATAG
- a CDS encoding type I restriction enzyme HsdR N-terminal domain-containing protein: MAAIPKKVSERLVAGLKRYQPILSAAKARDVGEADTVTIIKDMLADVFGYDKYSDVTSEHSIRGTFCDLAIKIDNQLQTLIEVKAIGLELKDQHVKQAIDYAANQGVDWVLLTNGITWRVYHLVFAKPIDQELVLEIDFCALSPRLESDIELLYLWCKEGWQRSMLGEYHIQKQALSRFFVGAMLQTDAVIDVVRRELRRVSPDVRIDSDQIRDVLIKEVIKREVMEGEKADEARKKIMKAANKALRATPVKSAKGKNAAEDQPASD, translated from the coding sequence ATGGCGGCAATTCCGAAGAAGGTTTCAGAACGGCTGGTCGCGGGCCTGAAGCGATATCAGCCCATTCTTTCAGCAGCCAAGGCGCGTGATGTCGGTGAAGCCGATACGGTAACCATCATCAAGGACATGTTGGCGGATGTTTTCGGATACGACAAATACTCGGATGTCACCTCCGAGCATTCGATTCGCGGAACGTTCTGCGATCTCGCCATAAAGATCGACAATCAGCTGCAGACGCTGATTGAAGTCAAGGCAATCGGTCTTGAGCTGAAGGATCAGCACGTCAAGCAGGCCATCGACTACGCGGCAAATCAAGGCGTGGATTGGGTGTTGCTCACCAATGGCATCACCTGGCGCGTGTATCACTTGGTCTTCGCCAAGCCGATCGATCAGGAGTTGGTGCTGGAGATCGATTTCTGCGCATTGAGTCCCCGCCTGGAAAGCGATATCGAACTTCTGTATCTGTGGTGCAAGGAAGGCTGGCAACGTTCGATGCTGGGCGAATATCACATTCAGAAGCAGGCGCTGTCGCGCTTCTTCGTGGGGGCGATGCTCCAGACCGATGCGGTGATCGATGTCGTTCGGCGCGAACTCAGGCGTGTGTCGCCGGATGTCCGTATCGACAGCGATCAGATCAGGGATGTATTGATCAAAGAAGTGATCAAGCGCGAGGTGATGGAAGGGGAAAAGGCGGACGAAGCCCGAAAGAAGATCATGAAGGCGGCGAACAAGGCGTTGCGCGCCACCCCGGTCAAGTCCGCAAAGGGCAAGAATGCCGCCGAGGATCAGCCGGCTTCGGATTGA
- a CDS encoding DUF2798 domain-containing protein encodes MLTPRQARFAFLPLMLVAMSALIGLAVVVFRQGLSQGPEEAWMLAWVLAFTIALPAAMLLMPAVSAVLSYYTRDDKRHAIIPRVGEKVPGAGQ; translated from the coding sequence ATGTTGACCCCCCGCCAAGCCCGTTTCGCCTTTCTACCTTTGATGCTGGTGGCCATGTCCGCCCTGATCGGGCTGGCCGTGGTCGTTTTCCGACAGGGCCTTTCCCAGGGCCCGGAAGAAGCCTGGATGCTGGCCTGGGTGCTGGCCTTCACCATCGCCCTGCCCGCGGCGATGCTGTTGATGCCGGCGGTCAGCGCCGTGCTCAGCTACTACACCCGGGATGACAAGCGTCACGCGATCATCCCGCGAGTGGGAGAAAAAGTCCCGGGAGCGGGACAATGA
- a CDS encoding SDR family NAD(P)-dependent oxidoreductase, with protein MKAPLVVLGATGGVGRGVVQAAIDSGRPVIAVARQNSELKALKAGYPHADLTTIAGSVSSDAAGAKLARALRKLDRPLAGVVAAVCGGAERGRLLDNPADFLRRKLDEDLLPHLAAARHLLPLLAQYDRGGTYVLIGGPGSEHPWAGYGHRSIGAAALRMLARVLHDEARQLAVRVQLLAVDSPVCTEFNQRHSCPEWPSALSVGQRVMALIDHEVSGELPRAIVPYALRQPPPELPPRSAARLPPSPASALASPPRPDADSYSTTTSRTSTPKTITATTASSDACPQDPGSPADEKTQRCLQDARALLKSLTTNNPKQEPTPR; from the coding sequence ATGAAAGCTCCACTGGTTGTACTCGGTGCCACCGGCGGCGTCGGCCGCGGGGTCGTGCAGGCGGCGATCGACAGCGGTCGCCCGGTGATCGCGGTCGCTCGCCAGAACAGCGAACTCAAGGCGCTCAAGGCCGGCTACCCCCACGCCGACCTGACCACGATCGCGGGCTCGGTCAGCAGCGACGCCGCCGGCGCCAAGCTCGCGCGTGCCCTGCGCAAGCTCGACCGGCCGCTGGCGGGCGTGGTCGCCGCGGTCTGCGGCGGCGCCGAGCGCGGCCGCCTGCTCGACAACCCGGCCGACTTCCTGCGCCGCAAGCTCGACGAGGATCTCCTCCCCCACCTCGCCGCGGCGCGCCACCTGTTGCCCTTGCTGGCGCAATACGACCGTGGCGGCACCTACGTGCTGATCGGCGGTCCCGGCAGCGAGCACCCGTGGGCCGGTTACGGCCACCGCTCGATCGGCGCGGCCGCGCTGCGCATGCTCGCGCGCGTGCTGCACGACGAAGCGCGTCAGCTGGCCGTGCGCGTGCAGCTGCTCGCGGTCGACTCGCCGGTGTGCACCGAGTTCAACCAACGCCATTCCTGCCCCGAATGGCCCAGCGCGCTGTCGGTCGGCCAGCGCGTGATGGCGCTGATCGATCACGAAGTCAGCGGCGAGCTGCCGCGCGCGATCGTGCCGTACGCGCTGCGCCAGCCCCCACCGGAACTGCCGCCGCGCAGCGCCGCGCGGCTCCCCCCTTCGCCCGCCAGCGCCCTCGCCAGCCCGCCCCGTCCCGACGCCGATTCGTATTCCACCACTACCAGCCGCACCAGCACGCCCAAGACGATCACGGCCACAACGGCTTCCAGCGATGCGTGTCCGCAAGATCCGGGCAGCCCCGCCGACGAAAAAACGCAACGCTGTCTGCAGGACGCGCGCGCATTGCTCAAGTCGTTGACCACGAATAATCCCAAACAGGAACCCACCCCCCGATGA
- a CDS encoding efflux RND transporter periplasmic adaptor subunit → MSTRNSPARSGRPGLGLSLLALTASVVIALAAVGCGSQAATPEAGAPPPPEVSVAQVLSKQVRQWDDFTGRVSAVESVELRARVSGYVDRVAFKEGQEVKKGDLLFVIDPRRYRAELNRAQAQLEQARAEARLAQTQDKRAQTLVEAKAISREEAETRRAATTQGDAAVRAAEAAVASAQLDLTFSEVRSPIDGRAGRAMVTVGNLATADTTVLTSVVSQNPMYVYFESDEQTYLRYNELARKGQREGNKNPVRIGLASETGYPHEGTVDFTDNQVDPTTGTIRARAVVDNADRIFTQGLFARVQLEGSAEFKAMLVDDKAVLTDQDRKYVYVLGAKNEAVRKDVVLGRMIQGLRVVESGLAPTDKVIVHGVQKVFFPGMPVSPKTIAMGAAAPVPTAPGAAAGAL, encoded by the coding sequence ATGAGCACTCGCAACTCTCCCGCCCGCTCCGGCCGACCCGGCCTCGGGCTCTCGCTGCTCGCGTTGACCGCGAGCGTCGTCATCGCCCTGGCCGCCGTGGGTTGCGGCAGCCAGGCCGCCACCCCCGAAGCCGGCGCGCCGCCGCCGCCGGAAGTCAGCGTCGCCCAGGTGCTGAGCAAGCAGGTGCGCCAGTGGGACGACTTCACCGGCCGCGTCAGCGCGGTGGAATCGGTCGAACTGCGCGCCCGCGTCAGCGGCTACGTCGATCGCGTCGCGTTCAAGGAAGGCCAGGAGGTCAAGAAGGGCGACCTGCTGTTCGTGATCGATCCGCGCCGTTACCGCGCCGAGCTCAACCGCGCCCAGGCCCAGCTGGAACAGGCGCGCGCCGAAGCGCGCCTGGCCCAGACCCAGGACAAGCGCGCGCAGACCCTGGTCGAAGCCAAGGCGATCTCGCGCGAAGAAGCCGAGACCCGCCGCGCCGCCACCACCCAGGGCGACGCCGCGGTGCGCGCGGCCGAAGCCGCGGTGGCCTCGGCGCAGCTGGATCTGACCTTCAGCGAAGTGCGCTCGCCGATCGACGGCCGCGCCGGCCGCGCCATGGTCACCGTCGGCAATCTCGCCACGGCCGACACCACGGTGCTGACCTCGGTGGTGTCGCAGAACCCGATGTACGTCTACTTCGAAAGCGACGAACAGACCTACCTGCGCTACAACGAACTGGCGCGCAAGGGCCAGCGCGAAGGCAACAAGAACCCGGTCCGCATCGGCCTGGCCAGCGAAACCGGCTACCCGCACGAGGGCACGGTCGACTTCACCGACAACCAGGTCGATCCGACCACCGGCACCATCCGCGCCCGCGCGGTGGTCGACAACGCCGACCGCATCTTCACCCAGGGCCTGTTCGCGCGCGTGCAGCTCGAGGGCAGCGCCGAGTTCAAGGCCATGCTGGTCGACGACAAGGCGGTGCTGACCGACCAGGACCGCAAGTACGTGTACGTGCTCGGCGCCAAGAACGAAGCGGTGCGCAAGGACGTGGTGCTCGGCCGCATGATCCAGGGCCTGCGCGTGGTCGAATCGGGCCTGGCGCCGACCGACAAGGTCATCGTCCACGGCGTGCAGAAGGTGTTCTTCCCGGGCATGCCGGTGTCGCCCAAGACCATCGCCATGGGCGCCGCGGCGCCGGTGCCGACGGCGCCGGGCGCGGCGGCCGGGGCTTTGTAA